From Vibrio aerogenes, a single genomic window includes:
- the folB gene encoding bifunctional dihydroneopterin aldolase/7,8-dihydroneopterin epimerase: MDKVFIEQLEVVTTIGVYDWEQTIKQKLVFDIEMGHDNMVAGLSDNVRDTLDYAQISESVIDYVERGKFQLVERVAEEVAALIMSRFAVPWIRIRLAKPGAVPAAKSVGVVIERGHQ, encoded by the coding sequence ATGGATAAAGTGTTTATCGAGCAGCTGGAAGTTGTAACAACGATTGGTGTTTACGACTGGGAGCAAACCATCAAACAGAAACTGGTTTTCGATATTGAAATGGGACATGACAATATGGTCGCGGGCTTGAGTGATAATGTCCGGGATACGTTGGATTATGCTCAGATCAGTGAATCGGTTATCGATTATGTTGAGCGGGGGAAGTTCCAGTTAGTTGAGCGGGTTGCAGAAGAAGTTGCGGCATTGATTATGTCTCGCTTTGCTGTCCCCTGGATTCGGATTCGTCTTGCAAAACCTGGTGCTGTTCCGGCTGCGAAGAGTGTGGGTGTCGTGATTGAGAGAGGGCATCAATGA
- the ispF gene encoding 2-C-methyl-D-erythritol 2,4-cyclodiphosphate synthase has product MLRIGHGFDVHKFGSDSPLIIGGVVIPYESGFIAHSDGDVALHALSDALLGAIGAGDIGRHFPDTDEAWKDIDSRILLREVYQQVKSSGYRLGNADITIIAQAPKMAPYVGMMQKIIAEDLESAVSHINVKATTTEKLGFTGRKEGIACEAVVLLYQNS; this is encoded by the coding sequence ATGCTAAGAATTGGTCATGGTTTTGATGTTCATAAATTTGGAAGTGATTCACCTCTGATTATAGGTGGCGTTGTTATACCTTATGAGTCAGGATTTATTGCGCATTCAGACGGCGACGTGGCGTTACATGCTTTAAGTGATGCCTTGCTTGGTGCAATTGGTGCCGGAGATATTGGGCGCCATTTCCCTGACACAGATGAGGCCTGGAAAGATATTGATAGCCGCATTTTGCTGAGAGAAGTCTATCAACAGGTGAAATCATCAGGTTACCGGCTTGGTAATGCCGATATTACGATTATTGCACAGGCCCCGAAGATGGCTCCTTATGTCGGGATGATGCAAAAAATCATCGCTGAAGATCTGGAATCGGCAGTCAGTCATATCAATGTAAAAGCAACAACCACTGAGAAACTGGGATTTACCGGAAGAAAAGAAGGTATAGCGTGCGAAGCTGTCGTGTTGTTATATCAAAATTCCTGA
- the ispD gene encoding 2-C-methyl-D-erythritol 4-phosphate cytidylyltransferase, whose protein sequence is MIADLIPVIIPAAGTGRRMKADIPKQYLKIHGKTVLEHTVSQLLSHPATGQIIVAVSDDDPYFERLTVAGHPEVKRVSGGKERSDTVLNALAALPEKLQSGWVMVHDAARPCVRHEDISRLVDGISEQDCGGILAVPVRDTMKRSVQTCLIEHTVDRVGLWHALTPQLFQVPALYEALSLAKANGIVVTDESSAMEWKGYHPKLITGHADNIKITQPEDLALAAFYLNRDEE, encoded by the coding sequence ATGATAGCAGACCTCATTCCGGTTATTATTCCGGCAGCAGGAACCGGACGCCGGATGAAAGCAGATATACCCAAACAATATCTGAAAATTCATGGAAAAACAGTGTTAGAGCACACTGTCAGTCAATTGTTATCTCATCCGGCGACAGGGCAAATCATTGTTGCTGTCAGTGATGATGATCCATATTTTGAGCGCCTTACTGTGGCAGGACATCCTGAAGTTAAACGGGTTTCTGGTGGAAAAGAACGTTCAGATACTGTGCTGAATGCCTTGGCTGCGTTACCAGAAAAATTACAGTCTGGCTGGGTTATGGTTCATGATGCAGCACGGCCTTGTGTCAGGCATGAGGATATATCCAGATTGGTTGACGGGATTTCTGAACAGGATTGTGGCGGCATTCTTGCTGTTCCGGTCCGGGATACAATGAAACGTTCGGTTCAGACCTGTCTTATTGAACATACTGTGGATCGTGTCGGGTTATGGCACGCTTTGACGCCTCAGTTATTTCAGGTTCCGGCTCTATATGAAGCTCTTTCTCTGGCTAAAGCCAATGGCATTGTGGTAACAGATGAATCATCAGCAATGGAATGGAAAGGGTATCACCCTAAATTGATTACCGGACACGCGGATAATATAAAAATTACTCAGCCAGAAGATTTGGCGTTAGCTGCCTTTTATCTCAATCGTGATGAGGAATAA
- a CDS encoding undecaprenyl-diphosphate phosphatase has translation MSYTESFWLALIQGLTEFLPISSSAHLILPSALLGWADQGLVFDVAVHLGTLAAVVIYFRHEVRQLLSAFFRSVLQKDRSKEAKLAWMILIATIPACFFGFFMKDFVEVYLRSTLVIATTTLVFGGLLWIVDKYATLKDDEYQMTWKKSLFVGLAQALAIIPGTSRSGATITAALYLGFSREAAARFSFLMSIPIISLAAGYLGWGVITGNHEIHFEFLMTGLLVSFVSAYFCIHFFLKLISRMGMTPFVIYRLLLGCLLMAHVYSG, from the coding sequence ATGAGTTATACAGAATCATTCTGGTTAGCCTTGATTCAGGGGCTAACAGAATTCTTACCAATTTCGAGTTCTGCCCATTTAATACTTCCGTCAGCATTGTTAGGTTGGGCCGATCAGGGGCTGGTTTTTGATGTTGCCGTTCATCTTGGAACATTAGCTGCTGTTGTGATTTATTTCCGTCACGAAGTCAGGCAATTGTTGTCAGCCTTTTTCCGTTCAGTTTTACAAAAGGATCGCAGTAAAGAAGCTAAACTAGCCTGGATGATTTTGATTGCCACCATTCCGGCCTGTTTCTTTGGTTTTTTCATGAAAGATTTTGTTGAGGTGTATTTGAGAAGTACGCTGGTGATCGCAACAACAACACTGGTCTTCGGTGGTCTGCTTTGGATTGTTGATAAGTATGCAACCTTAAAGGACGATGAATATCAGATGACCTGGAAAAAATCATTGTTTGTCGGCCTTGCTCAGGCTCTTGCAATTATCCCGGGAACATCCCGTTCCGGGGCTACGATTACTGCTGCATTGTATCTGGGCTTTTCCCGTGAAGCAGCGGCACGTTTTTCTTTTTTGATGTCGATTCCTATCATATCGCTCGCCGCAGGGTATCTGGGCTGGGGAGTTATCACCGGAAATCACGAGATTCACTTTGAATTTTTAATGACAGGGTTGCTGGTTTCTTTTGTGAGTGCATATTTTTGTATTCATTTTTTTCTTAAACTTATCTCCCGGATGGGAATGACACCGTTTGTCATTTACAGACTATTATTGGGTTGTTTACTGATGGCTCATGTGTATTCAGGATAA
- a CDS encoding flagellin translates to MTVNVKTNIAAMTAQRYLNKTSGHLSASMERLSSGFKINSAKDDAAGLQISNRLHVENRGLDVAVRNANDGISIAQTAEGAMQEATDILQRIRDLSLQSANGSNTKEDRAAIQHEVTALNDELNRIAETTAYGGTKLLNGTYGPKSFQIGSDSGEAIILSLKDMRSDNLLTGGSTFLTTTEGKNPDWHLSEDSSMTVTLTDTIDAENNQEITFDLKKGDDIEEIATRMNGQQDLVTASVDEKGRLQVFMASLDLMDHSIEVKGPLVDELSPFYQGWETINDLDVTSVGGAQRGIAMVDAALKYVDSQRADLGAFQNRLSHAINNLENINENVHASKSQIRDTDFAKDATSMTKSQILQQVSTSVLAQAKQAPNSALNLLG, encoded by the coding sequence ATGACAGTAAATGTGAAAACCAACATTGCAGCAATGACAGCCCAACGGTACTTAAACAAAACATCTGGTCACTTGAGTGCCTCAATGGAACGTCTGTCATCTGGTTTCAAAATCAATAGTGCAAAGGATGATGCGGCCGGTTTACAAATATCAAACCGGCTTCATGTTGAAAACCGTGGGCTGGATGTCGCAGTCCGCAATGCAAATGATGGTATTTCCATCGCACAAACAGCTGAAGGTGCGATGCAAGAAGCAACAGATATTCTTCAGAGAATCAGGGACCTTTCACTTCAATCGGCTAATGGATCAAATACGAAAGAAGACCGTGCAGCGATTCAGCATGAAGTCACTGCACTCAATGACGAGCTCAACAGAATTGCAGAAACAACCGCCTACGGGGGAACAAAATTACTGAATGGAACCTATGGTCCCAAATCATTTCAGATTGGTTCCGACAGCGGTGAGGCTATTATTTTGTCTCTGAAAGATATGCGCTCAGATAATTTATTGACAGGCGGATCTACCTTTTTAACCACGACAGAAGGTAAAAACCCGGACTGGCACTTATCAGAGGACTCATCGATGACCGTCACACTCACCGACACCATCGATGCTGAAAATAATCAGGAAATTACTTTTGATCTCAAGAAAGGTGATGATATTGAGGAAATTGCGACCCGTATGAACGGACAGCAGGATCTGGTCACAGCATCGGTGGATGAAAAAGGACGCTTACAGGTCTTCATGGCCAGTCTTGATTTAATGGATCATTCAATCGAGGTGAAAGGACCTCTTGTTGATGAGTTAAGTCCTTTTTATCAGGGATGGGAAACCATTAATGACCTCGATGTAACCAGTGTCGGCGGCGCCCAGCGGGGTATTGCAATGGTTGACGCGGCATTAAAATATGTTGACTCTCAAAGAGCGGACCTGGGCGCATTTCAAAACAGGTTAAGTCATGCAATCAATAACTTAGAAAATATTAATGAAAATGTTCACGCGTCGAAAAGCCAAATCAGAGATACTGATTTTGCGAAAGATGCGACCAGTATGACGAAATCACAGATCTTACAACAAGTTTCAACCTCTGTATTAGCTCAGGCTAAACAAGCCCCTAATTCTGCCCTTAACCTGCTGGGATAA
- the plsY gene encoding glycerol-3-phosphate 1-O-acyltransferase PlsY, with amino-acid sequence MTPITLLIIMMAYLLGSISSAVLVCRIFQIPDPRNSGSNNPGATNVLRIGGKKAACIVLLCDMLKGTIPVWGSYFLGIEPFFLGVIAIAACLGHIYPIFFHFQGGKGVATAIGAIAPIGLDLTGCIMGTWLVTIALFRYSSLAALTAALLAPMYTWWFKPQYTLPVAMLCCLIIFRHQHNIKRLFSGTEPKVGEKKELS; translated from the coding sequence ATGACACCAATAACGCTGCTAATTATTATGATGGCTTATTTACTGGGCTCAATATCGAGTGCAGTGCTTGTATGCCGTATATTCCAAATTCCTGATCCAAGAAATTCGGGATCCAATAATCCTGGTGCAACCAATGTGCTGAGGATTGGCGGAAAGAAAGCGGCTTGTATTGTCTTACTATGTGACATGCTCAAAGGCACAATTCCTGTCTGGGGGAGTTACTTTCTGGGTATCGAACCTTTTTTTCTGGGTGTGATCGCTATTGCAGCCTGTCTCGGACACATTTATCCGATATTCTTTCATTTTCAGGGCGGAAAAGGCGTTGCAACAGCCATAGGCGCAATTGCACCTATCGGATTAGATCTGACTGGCTGCATTATGGGAACCTGGCTGGTCACGATTGCTCTCTTCAGATATTCATCTCTGGCCGCATTAACAGCAGCATTGCTCGCTCCTATGTATACATGGTGGTTTAAACCTCAATACACCTTACCGGTTGCCATGCTGTGCTGCCTGATTATTTTTCGTCACCAACACAACATTAAACGCTTGTTCAGTGGTACTGAACCAAAAGTTGGTGAAAAAAAAGAGCTATCCTGA
- the tsaD gene encoding tRNA (adenosine(37)-N6)-threonylcarbamoyltransferase complex transferase subunit TsaD yields MRVLGIETSCDETGVAIYDDEQGLLAHQLYSQIKLHADYGGVVPELASRDHVKKTIPLIQKAMSDANCRPEDFDGVAYTAGPGLVGALLVGATIGRSLAYAWGVPAVPVHHMEGHLLAPMLEDTPPAFPFIAVLVSGGHTMMVEVHSIGDYRILGESIDDAAGEAFDKTAKLMGLDYPGGPLLAKLAEKGTPGRFRFPRPMTDRPGLDMSFSGLKTFAANTIAANGNDEQTQADIAYAFQEAVCDTLVIKCKRALQQSGLKRIVIAGGVSANQRLRQDLAELARKVGGDVYYPRTEFCTDNGAMIAYAGMQRLKNKEFSDLSVQATPRWPIDQLNPVGL; encoded by the coding sequence ATGCGTGTACTAGGTATAGAAACTTCATGTGATGAGACGGGTGTTGCTATTTACGATGATGAGCAGGGATTACTTGCTCATCAATTGTATAGCCAGATAAAACTTCATGCCGATTATGGTGGCGTCGTGCCTGAACTGGCCTCGCGCGATCATGTAAAAAAAACGATTCCGCTCATTCAAAAGGCGATGTCTGACGCAAACTGCCGCCCGGAAGATTTTGATGGCGTCGCTTACACCGCGGGGCCCGGACTTGTCGGGGCCTTGCTTGTTGGAGCGACGATTGGTCGAAGCCTTGCTTACGCATGGGGGGTGCCGGCAGTCCCTGTTCACCATATGGAGGGGCATCTTTTGGCACCAATGCTTGAAGATACTCCCCCGGCTTTCCCGTTTATTGCTGTTCTTGTTTCGGGGGGGCATACCATGATGGTTGAAGTCCATAGTATCGGTGATTACCGGATTCTGGGTGAATCGATTGATGATGCAGCCGGAGAAGCCTTCGATAAAACAGCGAAACTGATGGGGCTGGATTATCCGGGAGGGCCTTTACTGGCAAAACTGGCTGAAAAAGGAACTCCCGGGCGTTTTCGCTTTCCCAGGCCGATGACAGATCGTCCGGGGCTCGATATGAGCTTCTCCGGGTTAAAGACATTTGCTGCCAATACGATTGCAGCGAATGGTAATGATGAACAGACTCAGGCTGATATTGCGTATGCGTTTCAGGAAGCCGTTTGCGATACTTTGGTGATCAAGTGCAAACGGGCGCTACAGCAAAGCGGTCTGAAAAGAATTGTGATTGCTGGTGGTGTGAGTGCAAATCAGAGATTAAGACAGGATTTGGCTGAGCTTGCCCGTAAGGTCGGTGGCGATGTGTACTATCCCCGGACTGAGTTTTGTACCGATAATGGTGCGATGATTGCGTATGCTGGCATGCAACGTCTTAAAAATAAGGAATTTTCAGATTTGAGTGTTCAGGCGACACCTCGCTGGCCCATTGATCAGTTGAACCCCGTTGGTCTCTGA
- the ftsB gene encoding cell division protein FtsB, which yields MRIFSLTLLILLAWLQYALWSGKNGIFDLQEISGEIKTQEAVNQRLQVRNKQMYAEINDLRQGLDAIEERARHELGMIKEGETFYRIVNEDTE from the coding sequence ATGCGAATTTTTTCTTTAACATTACTTATATTATTGGCTTGGTTGCAGTATGCACTGTGGTCGGGAAAGAACGGAATATTCGATCTGCAGGAAATTTCCGGAGAAATTAAGACACAGGAAGCGGTGAATCAGCGCCTTCAGGTCAGAAATAAGCAGATGTATGCCGAGATTAATGACTTGCGTCAGGGACTGGACGCGATAGAAGAGCGTGCAAGACATGAATTAGGCATGATTAAAGAAGGTGAAACATTTTACCGGATTGTTAATGAGGATACAGAGTAA
- a CDS encoding CinA family protein: MDLHESLSQKVGEKLRESSHMLVTAESCTGGAIATSVTAIAGSSLWFDRAFITYSNAAKMEMLTVSAEILEEYGAVSEPTVLAMVDGALKYSRASIAISVSGIAGPGGGTADKPVGTVCFAWKDTRGWQKAETVHFTGDREQIRAQAVYHALNVLYDYLCRQTINS, translated from the coding sequence TTGGATTTACATGAATCTTTGAGTCAGAAAGTCGGGGAGAAGCTGAGAGAATCAAGTCATATGCTTGTTACAGCTGAATCATGTACCGGAGGTGCGATTGCTACGTCTGTAACGGCGATCGCAGGTAGTTCATTATGGTTTGACCGCGCTTTTATTACTTATAGCAATGCAGCTAAGATGGAAATGTTGACTGTGAGTGCTGAAATATTGGAAGAATATGGTGCGGTCAGTGAGCCAACAGTTTTAGCGATGGTCGATGGTGCACTCAAGTATTCCAGAGCATCAATTGCTATATCTGTCAGTGGTATCGCGGGGCCCGGGGGTGGAACTGCAGACAAACCTGTAGGTACAGTATGTTTTGCGTGGAAAGATACCCGTGGCTGGCAAAAAGCTGAAACCGTTCACTTTACAGGTGACAGAGAGCAGATCAGAGCCCAGGCGGTTTACCATGCACTTAATGTGTTATACGACTATTTATGTCGGCAAACGATAAATTCGTAG
- the rpsU gene encoding 30S ribosomal protein S21 has translation MPVVKVRENEPFDVALRRFKRSCEKAGILSEVRRREHYEKPTTVRKRAKAAAQKRHAKKLARENARRVRLY, from the coding sequence ATGCCAGTAGTTAAAGTACGTGAAAACGAACCATTTGACGTAGCTCTGCGTCGTTTTAAGCGCTCTTGCGAAAAAGCAGGTATTCTTTCTGAAGTGCGTCGTCGCGAGCACTATGAAAAACCAACAACTGTTCGCAAACGTGCTAAAGCAGCAGCTCAAAAGCGTCACGCTAAGAAGCTGGCTCGTGAAAACGCACGTCGCGTTCGTTTGTACTAA
- the folK gene encoding 2-amino-4-hydroxy-6-hydroxymethyldihydropteridine diphosphokinase: MTSVYVGIGSNIDKHKHIEVAVGELSGLGDLVRQSTIYESPSLGFQGAEFFNLIVEIQTSLTLEVFTKFLRDIEIRWGRAVDAKKYQDRTLDLDIILFGDMIRDASPQLPRKDIYHYPFVIQPLYELSPELIIPGDGRTVREIWLQAENLDVLRAVRPWFSVSE; encoded by the coding sequence ATGACCTCAGTTTATGTTGGCATTGGATCTAATATAGATAAGCATAAACATATTGAAGTCGCTGTTGGTGAGCTGTCTGGCCTTGGAGATTTGGTCAGGCAATCTACAATTTATGAATCTCCTTCCCTTGGATTTCAGGGGGCTGAGTTTTTTAATTTAATTGTGGAAATCCAAACATCATTGACACTGGAAGTATTCACAAAATTTCTCAGGGATATTGAGATTCGCTGGGGAAGAGCCGTTGATGCCAAAAAGTATCAGGATCGGACATTAGATCTGGATATTATACTCTTTGGCGACATGATTCGGGACGCTTCTCCTCAGTTACCCAGAAAAGATATTTATCATTATCCATTTGTGATTCAGCCTTTGTACGAACTCTCACCGGAACTGATTATCCCAGGAGATGGGCGTACAGTCAGAGAAATCTGGCTTCAGGCTGAAAATTTGGATGTATTAAGGGCGGTTCGTCCCTGGTTTTCAGTGAGTGAGTAA
- a CDS encoding protein-L-isoaspartate(D-aspartate) O-methyltransferase yields MSNPLADKLVYFLVRSGIDDKRILEAIRELPREHFVSQAMIHQAYDNNALPIGQGQTISQPYIVAKMTQLLNLSPNSRVLEVGTGSGYQTAVLARLVEHVFSIERIKSLQWDAKRRLRKLDIYNVSMKHGDGWLGWEAKGPFDAIIVTAAAKSVPLALLEQLAEGGCLVIPVGESEQTLLKIIREGESFHSEEIEMVRFVPLIAGDLA; encoded by the coding sequence ATGTCAAATCCACTCGCTGATAAGTTGGTTTATTTTCTTGTCAGAAGCGGTATTGATGACAAACGTATATTAGAAGCAATACGTGAATTGCCCAGAGAACATTTTGTTTCTCAGGCTATGATTCATCAGGCTTATGATAATAATGCTTTACCGATAGGTCAGGGGCAGACCATATCTCAGCCTTATATTGTTGCTAAAATGACGCAATTGTTAAATTTATCACCAAATAGTCGCGTACTTGAGGTTGGAACAGGCTCAGGCTATCAGACTGCTGTATTGGCCCGGTTAGTTGAGCATGTTTTTTCAATAGAGAGAATTAAATCGTTACAGTGGGATGCGAAACGTCGGCTGAGAAAGCTTGATATTTATAATGTGTCTATGAAACATGGCGATGGATGGCTTGGATGGGAAGCTAAGGGGCCGTTTGATGCGATTATTGTAACAGCAGCTGCAAAGAGCGTTCCTCTGGCTTTGCTGGAACAACTGGCGGAAGGGGGATGTTTAGTGATTCCTGTTGGAGAGAGTGAACAAACGTTATTGAAAATTATCCGGGAGGGAGAATCCTTTCATTCCGAAGAGATTGAGATGGTTCGCTTTGTACCACTTATTGCTGGCGATTTAGCATAG
- the surE gene encoding 5'/3'-nucleotidase SurE translates to MKILLSNDDGVYARGIRVLADALKDIAEIIIVAPDRNRSGASNSLTLEHPLRVNEIAPGTFSVQGTPTDCVHFALNELLRDDLPELVLSGINHGANLGDDVLYSGTVAAAMEGHFLGVQSIAFSLVGETHFNTAAQIARELVLQHIRSPIPTNRLLNVNIPDVPYEHVAGTLVTRLGARHHAETMIRQKDPRGHDIFWLGPPGKEQDAGEGTDFYTVDHGYVSLTPLQVDLTAHESIIRMTDWLKG, encoded by the coding sequence ATGAAAATCTTGCTGAGTAATGATGACGGTGTATATGCGCGGGGAATTCGTGTTCTGGCTGATGCATTGAAAGATATCGCCGAGATTATTATCGTTGCGCCAGACCGGAACCGTTCCGGAGCTTCTAATTCTCTGACTTTAGAGCATCCTTTACGTGTGAATGAAATTGCTCCAGGCACATTCTCAGTGCAGGGGACGCCAACAGATTGCGTGCATTTTGCTCTGAATGAGCTGTTGAGAGACGATTTACCTGAGTTAGTTTTGAGTGGTATTAATCATGGGGCAAATTTAGGCGATGATGTGCTTTATTCAGGTACTGTTGCTGCCGCGATGGAAGGACATTTTTTAGGTGTTCAGTCAATTGCATTTTCTTTAGTCGGTGAAACACATTTTAATACTGCAGCGCAGATTGCCCGTGAATTAGTTTTACAGCATATTCGATCACCTATCCCGACAAATCGGCTATTAAATGTCAACATTCCTGATGTGCCCTATGAGCATGTTGCCGGTACTTTAGTCACCCGGTTGGGAGCGCGTCATCATGCTGAAACGATGATCAGACAGAAGGATCCCAGAGGACATGATATTTTTTGGTTAGGTCCACCGGGAAAAGAACAGGATGCCGGCGAAGGAACAGATTTTTATACTGTTGATCATGGATATGTTTCTTTGACTCCTCTGCAGGTTGATTTGACTGCTCATGAGTCAATTATTCGTATGACTGATTGGTTAAAAGGATAG
- the truD gene encoding tRNA pseudouridine(13) synthase TruD, whose translation MSNDILADLAYLYGQPTVKAKFKEKPEHFIVKENLGFSPDGDGEHLFVRIRKTGENTRFVANELAKACGVKSKDVSWAGLKDRHAITEQWLSVCLPKQDNPDFSSFLSQYPQIEILDISRHRKKLRPGELKENHFQITLTSVSDMGDVLRRLEYIQRDGVPNYFGTQRFGHDGNNVREARRWGRDNVRTRNQSQRSLYLSAARSWIFNHIVSERIQQGLFDQLICGDIALVQGEFVLVTEDNLVALNQTLSEGLSHISGALAGDNELPTVGKVSDLEQGCLDAEPDLMKLIRGNRMQHDRRKLSLKPNQLNWKVKENEVILDFSLDAGCFATSVLRELIEFIPVERVFE comes from the coding sequence ATGTCAAATGATATTCTGGCTGATTTAGCTTACTTATATGGACAACCAACGGTAAAGGCAAAGTTTAAAGAAAAACCAGAGCACTTTATTGTCAAAGAAAATTTGGGTTTTTCTCCCGATGGAGATGGGGAACATCTTTTTGTTCGTATCCGTAAGACCGGGGAAAATACACGCTTTGTTGCAAATGAATTAGCAAAAGCTTGTGGCGTGAAATCAAAAGATGTCAGCTGGGCTGGTTTGAAAGACCGGCATGCGATTACTGAGCAATGGCTGAGTGTCTGTTTACCCAAACAGGATAACCCTGACTTTTCATCATTTCTTTCCCAATATCCTCAAATTGAGATCCTTGATATAAGCCGTCACCGCAAAAAATTAAGGCCGGGAGAACTCAAAGAGAATCACTTTCAAATTACACTGACATCGGTTTCTGATATGGGTGATGTTTTGCGCCGGCTGGAATATATTCAGCGAGATGGTGTTCCGAATTATTTCGGCACTCAGCGCTTTGGACATGACGGAAATAATGTCCGGGAAGCAAGGCGTTGGGGGCGGGATAATGTACGTACGCGAAATCAGTCTCAGCGAAGTTTATATTTGTCAGCAGCACGTTCCTGGATTTTTAATCACATTGTCTCTGAAAGGATTCAGCAAGGGCTGTTTGATCAGTTAATCTGTGGTGATATCGCTTTAGTTCAGGGAGAGTTTGTTCTGGTGACAGAGGATAATCTTGTGGCACTGAATCAGACATTGTCTGAAGGGCTGTCGCATATTTCCGGCGCGTTGGCTGGTGATAATGAGTTACCAACAGTCGGCAAAGTCTCAGATCTTGAGCAAGGATGTCTGGATGCCGAACCGGATTTGATGAAGCTTATCCGGGGAAATCGTATGCAGCACGATCGCCGGAAATTATCTCTTAAACCTAACCAATTGAATTGGAAGGTGAAAGAGAATGAGGTTATATTAGATTTTTCTCTGGATGCCGGATGTTTTGCAACATCAGTGCTGAGAGAACTGATTGAATTTATTCCTGTGGAGAGAGTTTTCGAATGA
- a CDS encoding GatB/YqeY domain-containing protein — protein sequence MALIDQLKEEQKLAMKAKDKPRLGTIRLALSAIKQREVDEHITLGDEDIVAVLTKMVKQRRDSAAQYESAGRQDLADAENYEITVLEEFMPQPLTDDEVAQLVSHAIAESGASGMQDMGQVMAILKPQIQGRADMGKVSGLVKGQLA from the coding sequence ATGGCTCTGATTGATCAACTCAAAGAAGAGCAAAAACTCGCGATGAAAGCCAAGGACAAACCGCGCCTTGGCACAATTCGTTTAGCTCTGTCAGCAATCAAGCAACGGGAAGTCGACGAACATATCACATTAGGTGATGAAGACATTGTTGCTGTGCTGACAAAAATGGTTAAACAACGTCGCGATTCTGCCGCGCAGTATGAATCAGCTGGTCGTCAGGATTTAGCAGATGCAGAGAACTACGAGATTACTGTTCTTGAAGAGTTTATGCCTCAGCCTCTGACTGATGACGAAGTGGCTCAGCTTGTTAGTCACGCAATTGCCGAATCCGGTGCTTCAGGCATGCAGGATATGGGTCAAGTGATGGCAATTCTGAAACCACAGATTCAGGGTCGTGCAGATATGGGTAAAGTCAGCGGTCTGGTCAAAGGTCAATTGGCTTAA